A region from the Kryptolebias marmoratus isolate JLee-2015 linkage group LG9, ASM164957v2, whole genome shotgun sequence genome encodes:
- the rab33a gene encoding ras-related protein Rab-33A translates to MRDYLKSVPSAAERKRRLVSSSPPLSHHPSLPPSIHPSIHPSIHPHSSLSTHTHTHTHTPTCASPPPATMTKDSPEEESRAASGGDGGGGGGGGGKGGQVRRNRADDNVTILTSSMDLHRAGRSRASSGTDAAPSVTSSVELSAASSLELSIQTRIFKIIIIGDSNVGKTCLTFRFTGGSFPDKTEATIGVDFREKAVEIEGETIKVQVWDTAGQERFRKSMVEHYYRNVHAVVFVYDVTKMASFRNLQTWIEECNGHRVSASVPRVLVGNKCDLVNQIQVPSNMALKFADSHNMLLFETSAKDPKESQNVDSIFMSLACRLKAQKSLLYRDVEREDGRVRLTQETEAKSNCPC, encoded by the exons ATGAGggattatttaaaaag TGTGCCATCAGCTGCTGAGAGAAAGCGCCGTCTGGTCTCCTCCTCCCCGCCCCTTTCCCATCacccatccctccctccctccatccatccatccatccatccatccatccacccccACTCCTCtctctctacacacacacacacacacacacacacaccgacctGCGCATCACCTCCTCCGGCAACAATGACCAAGGATTCCCCGGAGGAGGAGAGCCGCGCTGCgagtggaggagatggaggagggggaggaggaggaggaggtaaaGGAGGGCAGGTTCGGAGAAACCGAGCCGACGACAATGTCACCATCCTGACCTCCTCCATGGATCTCCACAGAGCCGGCCGGAGCCGGGCCAGCAGCGGCACCGACGCCGCCCCGAGCGTCACCTCCTCCGTGGAGCTGAGCGCCGCCTCCTCCCTGGAGCTCAGCATCCAGACGCGCATCTTCAAGATCATCATCATCGGGGACTCCAACGTGGGCAAGACCTGCCTCACCTTCCGCTTCACCGGCGGCAGCTTCCCGGACAAGACCGAGGCCACCATCGGCGTGGACTTCAGAGAGAAGGCGGTGGAGATCGAAGGGGAGACGATCAAG GTGCAGGTGTGGGACACAGCCGGCCAGGAGCGCTTTCGCAAGTCCATGGTGGAACACTACTACCGCAATGTCCACGCAGTGGTCTTTGTGTACGATGTCACCAAGATGGCTTCCTTCCGCAACCTACAGACATGGATAGAG GAGTGCAATGGCCATCGGGTGTCAGCGTCAGTGCCTCGGGTTCTGGTGGGAAACAAATGTGACCTTGTCAATCAAATACAG GTGCCCTCCAACATGGCATTAAAGTTCGCAGATTCTCACAACATGCTGCTGTTCGAGACATCAGCAAAAGACCCGAAGGAGAGTCAGAACGTCGATTCGATCTTCATGTCGCTGGCCTGCCGTCTGAAGGCCCAGAAGTCCCTGCTGTACAGAGACGTGGAGCGAGAGGACGGAAGAGTTCGACTCACACAGGAAACTGAGGCAAAGAGCAACTGTCCCTGCTGA